The DNA sequence GAGGCGATCGACATCGTCCCGCTCGAGAGCGCCCCTCCGGCGCCGCCGGTCGCGCGCGTACGGATCTACCGGCTCAGCTTCTCGACGGGGGAGTCCGTGGAGGTCCGCGGCAGCGGCCTCGTCGGACGCCGCCCGATCACGCAGCCGGGGGAGCACGTCGACCAGCTCGTGGCGATCTCCGACCCGGCCAGGAGCGTCTCCAAGACCCACCTGGAGTTCGGGCTGGAGGGCGAGGACCTGTGGATCTGCGACCGCTACTCCGGCAACGGCACGGTGGCGCGGCCGCTCGGCGGGGTGGCACGGCAGTGCGAGGCCGGCCGGCGCTACCGGGTGGAACGCGGCACGCGGGTCGACATCGGCGACCAATGGTTCGACGTCAGCTGAGCTTCGACGCCAGCTGAGCTTCGACGTGAGCTGAGCGGGTTCTCCGCCCAGCCCACGCCGTGAAGGTCAGACCAGCGCGTCAGCGAGCGGCGCGTCCACGATCCCGTGCGCCTCGGCGACACCGGCGTTGGTGACGCGGCCGTCGTGCACGTTGAGGCCGAGCGCCAGCGACGCGTCGGCGCGCAGCGCGGCCTGCCAGCCGTTGTTCGCGATGGCGCGCGCGTAGGGCAGCGTCGCGTTGGTGAGCGCGTAGGTGGAGGTGTGCGGCACCGCACCCGGCATGTTCGCCACGCAGTAGAACAGCGACTGGTGCACCGTGAAGGTGGGGTCGGCGTGCGTGGTCGGGTGCGAGTCGGCGAAGCAGCCGCCCTGATCGACCGCGATGTCGACGAGCACGCTGCCCGGCTTCATCCGCGAGACCATCTCGTTGCTGACCAGCTTGGGCGCCTTCGCGCCGGGGACGAGCACCGAGCCGATCACGAGGTCGGAGGCCACGACGGCCTTGTCGATCTCGAAGCTGTTCGACGCGATGGTCTTGATGCGACCCGCGTAGAGCGCGTCGAGCTCGCGCAGGCGGGCGATGTTCGTGTCGAGCACCGTGACCTCCGCGCCGAGGCCGACAGCGACGGAGGTGGCGTTCGTGCCGGCGACGCCGCCGCCGAGCACCGTGACGACGGCCGGGTGGGTGCCGGGGACGCCGGGGACCAGGAGGCCGGGGCCGCCGTTGGGCTTGAGCATGGTGTTGGCGCCGACGATCGGCGCGAGCCGGCCGGCGACCTCGCTCATCGGGGCGAGCAGCGGCAGCGCCCGGTTGGGGAGCTGGACCGTCTCGTACGCGATCGCGGTGACGCGGGCTTCCACGAGCGCGCGGGTGAGCGCCTCGTCGGCCGCGAGGTGCAGGTACGTGAAGAGCACCAGGCCCTCGCGGAAGTAGCCGTACTCCGAGGCGATCGGCTCCTTCACCTTGAGGATCAGGTCGCCCGCCGCCCAGGTGGCGGCCGCGTCGGGGAGGATCGTCGCCCCCGCGCCGACGTAGAGCTCGTCGGGGATGGAGGAGCCGACGCCGGCTCCGGTCTCGACGTACACGTCATGGCCGGCTCCGACCAGGTCGTGGACACCTGCGGGCGTAATCGCCACGCGGAATTCGTTGTTCTTGATCTCGCGGGGGATCGCGACCTTCATGGGGCTCCTCAGCTCCTCACACTTCGACGTGATGGTTCGACTTCACCTTAGCTTTCTTCACGGAGGATTTCGATAGCAATCGGATGACCATCGTGCTGATTCCGTAAATTCGGCCTCGAATCAGGGCTGATTTCGTCAGTTCGTCTCGATGCTCATCCGCGCGCCGCACGCTGTGTGCGGTTTCCCCCGTCTTTCGGACGAAACGGAACGGATTTCGTGACGATCATGTTTCGAGATGGACGATTCGCCCTCTGAAGGGTGCGAATCGCACCGGTCCTATGCCAGGATCGACCCACCGCGGCGACACGATGACGTGCTCCGGCGGATCGCCCTCCAGGCAACACCAGATAGACCCGAAGGAGCTCCGCAGTGAATTCAAGGCCACTCCCCAACGACCCGATGATCCGCCAGTTGGTGCAGTCCGCGCGTGCGTCGCAGCTCACCCGCCGCGGTCTGCTGGCCGGCGCGACGGCCGGCGCCGCAGCGCTCGCGCTGGCCGCCTGCTCGACCGGAGGCGCGTCGGGCAAGCCCACACCGGCGAAGGACCAGTCCTCCACCGACAAGACGATGACCTGGGCCAACTGGCAGGCGTACCTCGATCAGGACGAGAACGGCAAGTACCCGACGCTGGAGGCCTTCCAGAAGCAGACCGGGCTGTCGGTCAAGTACGACGTCGCCGTGGACGACAACAACACGTACTACGCCAAGGTGAAGGACCAGCTCGCGCTCGGCAAGGACATCGGCGCCGACACCGTCTGCCTCACGGACTGGATGATCGCCCGGTGGATCCGGCTCGGCTACGTCCAGAGCTTCGACTCCTCGGCCATCCCGAACAAGAAGAACCTGACCTCGAACCTGGTGCAGGTCGATTTCGATCCCGGCCGCACCAAGTCACTGCCGTGGCAGAGCGGCTTCGCGGGCATCTGCTGGAACAAGTCGAAGCTGCCGAACGGCCTGAAGTCCATCGACGACCTCTGGAAGCCCGACCTCAAGGGCAAGGTCGGCGTCCTCAGCGAGATGCGCGACACCATGGGCCTGCTCCTGCTGCAGCAGGGCGTCGACATCTCCCAGAAGTTCAGCGACGACGACTACAACAAGGCCATCGACACCCTGACCAAGGAGGTCAACGACGGCCAGATCCGCAACATCAAGGGCAACTCGTACCTCAACGACCTGAAGTCCGGGGACACCCTCGCAGCGATCTGCTGGTCCGGCGACATCACCCAGCTGAACGCCGAGGCCGGCGACAACTGGCAGTTCGCCATCCCGGAGGCCGGCGGCACGCTGTGGAGCGACAACTTCGTCATCCCGATCGGCTCGACCCGCAAGGCCAACGCCGAGAAGCTGATCGACTACTACTACGAGCCGGAGGTCGCCGCCGAGGTCGCCGCGTGGGTGAACTACATCACGCCGGTGCAGGGCGCCAAGGAGGCCGCGGTCAAGATCGACCCGAAGCTGGCCGAGAACCAGCTGATCTTCCCGGATGAGGAGACCCTGTCGAAAGTGAAGATCTTCCGCACCCTGACGCCCGCCGAGGAGCAGAAGTACCAGGCGTCGTTCCAGAAAGTGATCCTGGGGGCCTGATGCCGAAGGGAGTCTTCGCCGAGTCCGGCGCCGACCTGCAGCTGGCCGGCATCACGAAACGGTTCCCCGGCTTCACCGCCATCGAGAGCCTCGACCTCACCATCCCCGCCGGGTCGTTCTTCGCCCTGCTCGGACCCAGCGGCTGCGGCAAGACGACCACGCTGCGGCTGGTGGCCGGGCTGGAGGAGCCGACGGAGGGCCGCATCCTCATCGGCGGGAAGGACGTCACCGCCACCAAGCCGTTCCAGCGGCCGGTGAACACGGTGTTCCAGAGCTACGCGCTCTTCCCGCACATGACCATCCTGGAGAACGTGGCGTTCGGCCTGCGCCGCCGCCGCATCGGCGACCCGGTCGCCAAGGCGCACGAGGCCCTGCGGCTGGTCGAGCTCGACCATCTGGCGGCGCGGCGACCGTCGCAGCTGTCCGGCGGCCAGCAGCAGCGCGTGGCGCTCGCCCGCGCGGTCGTCAACCGGCCGGCGCTGCTGCTGCTCGACGAGCCGCTCGGCGCACTGGACCTGAAGCTCCGCCGCCAGATGCAGCTGGAGCTGAAGTCCATCCAGACCGAGGTCGGCCTGACCTTCGTGCACGTCACCCACGACCAGGAGGAGGCCATGACCATGGCCGACACCGTCGCGGTCATGAACAAGGGGCGCATCGAGCAGATGGGCGCTCCCGAGGTGCTCTACGAGCTGCCGGCGACGGTCTTCGTGGCGAACTTCCTCGGCCAGTCCAACCTGTTCGCCGGTCCTGTGCTCGACAGCGCGGGCGACACCCTCGGCGTGGAGGTCGGCGGCCGGCGCATCCAGGTGCCGCGGGCGCGCGCCCAGCGCAGCACCGGGACGGTCACCGTCGGCGTCCGCCCGGAGAAGCTGACGCTGCACGCGGGGGAGCAGACCATCCCGTCCGGCGCCAACCGGCTCGGCCCCGGCCGGGTCATCGACGTGTCGTTCAGCGGCGTGAGCACGCAGTACCTCGTCGACGTGCCGGGCCTCGGCTCGGTGATCGTGTTCGCGCAGAACCTCGCGAGCGGCCCGGCCGCCGGCTTCGGCGACGAGGTCTGGGTGTCGTGGGAGGCCTCCCACACCTTCGTGCTGGCCGACGACCTGCCAGCGGATGGACGGTTCGCCGACGACACCGACACGCAGGCGGTGGCGGCGCAGGCGAAGGAGCGGCTGCTGTCCGAGCTGGAGGAGGCGTAGATGGCCATCGCCGCCTTCACCGGCGCCCCCGCGACGCAGGACCAGGAGCCCGCGGCACGCCGGAAGTCGGGGATCGCGCTGGTCCTGCTGCTGCCCGGTGTGCTCTACCTGGTGCTGTTCTTCCTGACGCCGCTCGTCTCGCTCATCATCACGTCGTTCCAGGCGCCGGCGCCGGAGGGCGACATCGGGCAGTACGTAGCGGCGTTCCAGTGGCAGAACTACACCGACGCGATCTCGGAGTACTGGCCGCAGATCCTGCGCTCGTTCGGCTACGCGCTGATCGCCACGGCCGCGGCGCTCGTGATCAGCTACCCGCTGGCGTACTTCATCGGCGTGAAGATGCGCGCGAAGCCCGTGCTGCAGAACCTGCTGATGACGCTCGTCATCGCGCCGTTCTTCATCAGCTTCCTGCTGCGGACCCTCGCCTGGAAGTCGATCCTGAGCGACGACGGCTGGGTGGCGAGCTCGCTCAAGGCGATCAGCGTCCTGCCGCCGGACGCGCACATCACGGGCACGCCGTTCTCGGTGATCTTCGGCCTGACGTACAACTTCATCCCGTTCATGACGCTGCCGCTGTACTCGACGCTGGAGCGGCTGGACACCCGGCTGCTGGAGGCCGGCCGCGACCTGTACGCGAGCAACTGGATGACCTTCCGCAAGATCACCATCCCGCTGTCGATGCCCGGCATCGTCTCCGGGACGCTGCTGACCTTCATCCCGGCCGCCGGCGACTACATCAACGCGTCGCAGGACTTCCTCGGCGCCGCCGACACCTCGATGATGGGCAACGTCATCGAGAGCAACTTCCTCGTGCTGCAGAACTATCCGGCGGCGGCCGCGATGTCGGTCATTCTGATGGCCGTCATCCTGGTGATCGTCGGCTTCTACGTGCGGCGGAGCGGGACGGAGGACCTGCTGTGACGACGACGATCTCTCGGCCCACCGCCCAGGCGGCTCCGCGCAGGCGGTTCCGGTTCCAGGGCCTCGGGCTCGGCGTCTACGCCTTCCTGGCGCTGGCGTTCCTGCTCATCCCGATCGTCTACACGTTCGTGTTCTC is a window from the Leifsonia shinshuensis genome containing:
- the ald gene encoding alanine dehydrogenase, with amino-acid sequence MKVAIPREIKNNEFRVAITPAGVHDLVGAGHDVYVETGAGVGSSIPDELYVGAGATILPDAAATWAAGDLILKVKEPIASEYGYFREGLVLFTYLHLAADEALTRALVEARVTAIAYETVQLPNRALPLLAPMSEVAGRLAPIVGANTMLKPNGGPGLLVPGVPGTHPAVVTVLGGGVAGTNATSVAVGLGAEVTVLDTNIARLRELDALYAGRIKTIASNSFEIDKAVVASDLVIGSVLVPGAKAPKLVSNEMVSRMKPGSVLVDIAVDQGGCFADSHPTTHADPTFTVHQSLFYCVANMPGAVPHTSTYALTNATLPYARAIANNGWQAALRADASLALGLNVHDGRVTNAGVAEAHGIVDAPLADALV
- a CDS encoding ABC transporter permease, with translation MAIAAFTGAPATQDQEPAARRKSGIALVLLLPGVLYLVLFFLTPLVSLIITSFQAPAPEGDIGQYVAAFQWQNYTDAISEYWPQILRSFGYALIATAAALVISYPLAYFIGVKMRAKPVLQNLLMTLVIAPFFISFLLRTLAWKSILSDDGWVASSLKAISVLPPDAHITGTPFSVIFGLTYNFIPFMTLPLYSTLERLDTRLLEAGRDLYASNWMTFRKITIPLSMPGIVSGTLLTFIPAAGDYINASQDFLGAADTSMMGNVIESNFLVLQNYPAAAAMSVILMAVILVIVGFYVRRSGTEDLL
- a CDS encoding ABC transporter substrate-binding protein — protein: MIRQLVQSARASQLTRRGLLAGATAGAAALALAACSTGGASGKPTPAKDQSSTDKTMTWANWQAYLDQDENGKYPTLEAFQKQTGLSVKYDVAVDDNNTYYAKVKDQLALGKDIGADTVCLTDWMIARWIRLGYVQSFDSSAIPNKKNLTSNLVQVDFDPGRTKSLPWQSGFAGICWNKSKLPNGLKSIDDLWKPDLKGKVGVLSEMRDTMGLLLLQQGVDISQKFSDDDYNKAIDTLTKEVNDGQIRNIKGNSYLNDLKSGDTLAAICWSGDITQLNAEAGDNWQFAIPEAGGTLWSDNFVIPIGSTRKANAEKLIDYYYEPEVAAEVAAWVNYITPVQGAKEAAVKIDPKLAENQLIFPDEETLSKVKIFRTLTPAEEQKYQASFQKVILGA
- a CDS encoding ABC transporter ATP-binding protein produces the protein MPKGVFAESGADLQLAGITKRFPGFTAIESLDLTIPAGSFFALLGPSGCGKTTTLRLVAGLEEPTEGRILIGGKDVTATKPFQRPVNTVFQSYALFPHMTILENVAFGLRRRRIGDPVAKAHEALRLVELDHLAARRPSQLSGGQQQRVALARAVVNRPALLLLDEPLGALDLKLRRQMQLELKSIQTEVGLTFVHVTHDQEEAMTMADTVAVMNKGRIEQMGAPEVLYELPATVFVANFLGQSNLFAGPVLDSAGDTLGVEVGGRRIQVPRARAQRSTGTVTVGVRPEKLTLHAGEQTIPSGANRLGPGRVIDVSFSGVSTQYLVDVPGLGSVIVFAQNLASGPAAGFGDEVWVSWEASHTFVLADDLPADGRFADDTDTQAVAAQAKERLLSELEEA
- a CDS encoding zinc ribbon domain-containing protein gives rise to the protein MKCRVCGAELTEGTLFCGNCGSSVTASRVRPPEMADSRPSDTSIVPPLAKPPLARSKPAVAGRFPGEVELDEDGLPPTEAIDIVPLESAPPAPPVARVRIYRLSFSTGESVEVRGSGLVGRRPITQPGEHVDQLVAISDPARSVSKTHLEFGLEGEDLWICDRYSGNGTVARPLGGVARQCEAGRRYRVERGTRVDIGDQWFDVS